The Arachis duranensis cultivar V14167 chromosome 2, aradu.V14167.gnm2.J7QH, whole genome shotgun sequence genome has a window encoding:
- the LOC107474782 gene encoding cytochrome b5, which produces MGKVFTLADVSSHNHRKDCWLVIHGKVYDVTKFLEDHPGGDEVLLSSTGKDASNDFDDIGHSTSAVAMMDEFYIGEIDSSTIPSKVKYTPPKQPHYNQDKTPQFVIKLLQFLIPLLILGLAVGIRFYTKSS; this is translated from the exons ATGGGTAAGGTTTTTACTTTGGCTGATGTTTCTTCCCACAACCACCGCAAAGATTGCTGGCTCGTCATTCATGGCAAG GTTTATGATGTGACCAAGTTCTTAGAGGACCACCCTGGTGGGGATGAAGTCCTGTTGTCTTCCACAG GGAAAGATGCGTCTAATGATTTCGACGatattggtcacagcaccagcgCCGTGGCGATGATGGATGAGTTCTACATCGGAGAAATCGATTCATCAACCATTCCATCCAAGGTTAAGTACACTCCCCCAAAACAACCTCACTACAACCAGGACAAGACGCCACAGTTTGTCATCAAGCTTCTCCAGTTCCTAATTCCTCTGCTCATCTTGGGTTTGGCCGTCGGAATTCGCTTCTACACCAAATCATCATGA
- the LOC107474792 gene encoding uncharacterized protein LOC107474792, whose product MTEARSDEDRTEEDSRGRNVILLEEADISEGINACSNSLYGRFFASKTFSVGTMENALKAIWKNLEEFSVSDKGDNYFQFFFNKEVDVLHVERGSPWLFKDYVLHIKRWKEDQNSDEEIVSNFSVWVQFWGLLESFKTLEVGRKLGERLGTVLEVGKFQMRGRETRIVKAKINIEATKKVRDQLIVVGPNKKEVEVALRYKRLGKFYTYCAKLGHEVKNCHDLLKDTESDRVKEDDIGEWVKASQVGIRINSERERTFNNSAQNQNKATQRKKKPVLNCLLEEFARMSMQEEEQSLKRQNASNKAAPESPQSANSRTECMALIIVGQSNAKEDKGKPMQFTIGQFLTTEKGRK is encoded by the coding sequence ATGACTGAGGCAAGGAGTGATGAAGATCGGACTGAGGAAGACAGCCGAGGTAGGAATGTGATTCTGCTGGAAGAGGCAGACATATCAGAAGGTATAAACGCTTGCTCCAATAGTCTCTATGGCAGATTCTTTGCTTCCAAAACCTTCTCAGTTGGAACCATGGAGAATGCTTTAAAGGCTATATGGAAAAATCTAGAGGAATTTAGCGTGAGTGACAAAGGGGACAATTACTTccaattcttttttaataaagaggTGGATGTCTTGCATGTTGAACGTGGTTCTCCATGGCTATTCAAGGATTACGTGCTCCAtatcaagagatggaaggaAGATCAGAACAGTGATGAAGAGATTGTTTCCAATTTTTCAGTTTGGGTTCAATTTTGGGGTTTGCTAGAATCGTTTAAAACCCTCGAAGTTGGACGTAAATTGGGAGAGAGGCTGGGCACAGTGTTAGAGGTAGGTAAATTTCAGATGAGAGGCAGAGAAACTAGGATTGTAAAGGCCAAGATCAATATTGAAGCTACCAAGAAAGTGAGGGATCAGTTAATTGTTGTAGGACCTAATAAAAAGGAGGTAGAGGTGGCATTGCGCTACAAGAGACTTGGAAAGTTCTATACCTACTGCGCAAAATTGGGGCACGAGGTGAAAAACTGCCATGATCTGCTGAAGGACACAGAGAGTGATAGGGTAAAAGAGGATGACATTGGAGAATGGGTTAAAGCCAGCCAAGTGGGAATACGAATTAACTCTGAAAGAGAAAGAACATTCAACAACTCAGCCcaaaatcaaaataaggctACTCAACGTAAGAAAAAGCCGGTCTTAAACTGCTTATTGGAGGAATTTGCAAGGATGTCAATGCAAGAGGAGGAACAAAGTTTGAAACGACAAAACGCTAGCAACAAGGCAGCACCTGAGTCACCTCAATCAGCCAACTCTAGAACAGAATGCATGGCGCTTATCATAGTTGGTCAATCCAATGCCAAGGAGGATAAAGGAAAACCTATGCAATTCACTATTGGGCAATTTCTCACAACAGAGAAAGGCAGGAAGTAG